Within Streptomyces sp. SS1-1, the genomic segment CAAGCATGGACAGTCGAATCAAGTCCAGGGAGGCAACCATGTCCGTCAACAGGTCAGCAGCCACACTCGTCGACGTCCCGCGCGGGCTCGCGGGAGTCGTCGTGACCGACACCGAGGTCGGCGACGTCCGGGGGCGCGAGGGCTTCTACCACTACCGTCAGTACTCCGCCGTCGAGCTGGCCCGGACCCGGCCCTTCGAGGACGTCTGGCACCTCCTCGTGCACGGCGAGCTGCCGGATGCCGCGCGGTCCGCCGCGTTCCGTGCCGAGACCGTCGCGCTGAGACGGCTTCCGGAGGAGGTGCGGGCGGTGCTGCCGGCGATCGCCGCGGGCAGCGGTCGCTCCGGCCCGCTGGCCGGGCTGCGCACCGCGCTGTCCCTGCTGGGCGCGGCGAAGGGGTTCCGGCCGGTGTACGACCTCGACGCGGGCCGGCGCCGACGGGACACGCTGGTCGCCGCGGCGGCCGTACCGACGCTGCTGGCCGCGCTGCACCGGCTGGGGAGCGGGCTCGACCCCATGGAGCCGCGTGACGACCTGTCCTACGCGGCGAACTACCTGTACATGGTGACGGGGGAGGAGCCCGGGCCGGAGCGGGCGCGGGCCGTCGAGCAATACTTGATCTCCACCATTGACCATGGATTCAATGCGTCCACCTTCACGGCGCGGGTCATCGCCTCCACGGGGGCTGACGTCGCGGCCTGCCTGGTGGGGGCCGTGGGCGCGCTGTCCGGGCCGCTGCACGGGGGTGCGCCGAGCCGTGCGCTGGACACGCTGGACGCCATCGGGACGCCGGACCGTATCGACCCGTGGATCCGTGAACGCGTCCTCGCCGGTGACCGCATCATGGGCTTCGGGCACCCGGTCTACCGCACGGAGGACCCCCGGTCCCGGATGCTCCGGCAGATCGCCCTGTCCTTCGGCGGCCCGCGCGTGGACTTCGCGGTGGAGGTCGAACGGCGGGTGGAGGCGATCCTGGCCGAACTGAAGCCGGGCCGCGAACTGCACACGAACGTCGAGTTCTACGCGGGCGTGGTCATGGAGCGGTGCGGTCTGCCCCGCGAGATGTTCACCCCGACCTTCGCGGCGGCCCGCGTCGTCGGCTGGAGCGCCAACCTGCTGGAACAGGCGGAGGACTCGAAGATCATCCGCCCGGCGGCGCGGTATGTGGGACCGGGGGCGCCGGTCGAGGTGCCGGTGGCGGCTTGAACCCCGCCGTCCGAGGCGGGGTCCTGACATACGAGTGGCCTGGTGCCGTTCTGGCTCCAGGCCTCATCGGTGAAGATCGAGCAGGGGCGGGGTACGGGCTGCTCGCCGGGTCGGATGCCTGGCTCGCTCGACTGTTGCGGCGGCCGGGGCGTGACGGCACGGGTCCGGGTGGGCGCGTGCCGGTGCGAGGTGCCTCAGGCGTCCGGGATGTCTGCCTTGGCGCGGATGAGGGTCTCGCGGCTGACGATGACGATGCGCTCGTAGTCGGCGCGGGCGGCATCGGCGGGCAGCTCCGGGTCAAGCGCCTCGGTGGCCTCGGTGCCGATGACGGCGAAATTGCCGTCGCTGAGCTCGAACACGTCGGGGCAGGTAGCTCCTGAACTACTGCCTCGGGCGCTTGGAGGCACACCGATGCGGCGCACGATCTTCAAAGGTACGGGTCCTTACGCGAACAAAAGCCTAGGTGGACAGAGTGGTGGGCAGCACGTTACTGGTGCTCCTGAGGCTCTTGTGGCCGGACCGCGAAAAAGTCACTCGGACGCCTCCTGATCGCGGTGCTGTTGACGCACCGCGGGCGTTCAGCGCTCAGTCGGTCGGTGGATCGCCGACCACCCACCACTCGTCGGTGTCGGCCTCGTCGAGCTCCTTGACCAGTCCGTCGACCATGCGCCCCACCTGAGCCTCCTCCGACGAGTCCTCCAGACTCGCGCGGTTGTGCCGCGACGCCTCCCAGTACTCGCGGAACACCGGACTCTGGAAGAACTCTCGTAGGCGGGTGTACAGCTCCTCCCGGTTGTAAAGCTCCGCCTGGTAGAGGTGGTACAGGTGGACGTACCAGGCGTTGGCGTAGAAGAACTGCCGGCGCCTCTCCGGCGGGATGCTCTGGTCGTAGGTGTCGATCACCTCGGCCAGCGAGGGGTCGTCGATCGCCCTCGACAGCAACTCCCAGTGCATCCGCTGCTGGTGGGCCAGCGCGGTCCTGCGGATCGCCAACTCCTCGAGCTCCAGCCGGCGCACCTCGAGCTCCAGCCGGCGTTCGTGCTGACGCGTCTTCTCCGTCCGCCACTGGCGTGCCGCCAGTGTCGCGGTGGTGGCAGTCATGACCGCGACCGTGGCGGCACCCAGCCTCCTTGTGGAACGTTTCCGTGTGACCATGTCAACCCCCGAATCAGGCGGCGGCCGTCCGCCGGTCGTCGGGATGTGGGTCGACTGGAGGGGACCGGCGAGCGGTGGGCGGCGCTTGCCGTCTCCCAGAGTGCCGAGCGGCTCTGATCGGCGGGGAGGCGGAGAGGAGGCGCACGGAGGGAAGCGAGGGTCGCACACTCCAGCGCCATGCCAGACGTCTGCCCGGCAAGTGCTGCTAACAATCGTTCACTTCGCGGCGATTCTCACCGCTCGTATCCTGGTCCGGCATTCATTTCTCATCCGTGCGCCGGGCCACGAGCCGGTGCACCCGTCGGCGCGAGAGAGGTCGCACGGTGACTCAGCCGGGCCAGGGCCAGCACCAGATTCCGGTCGTCGTCCTCGCCGGATTCCTCGGTTCCGGCAAGACGACTCTGCTCAACCACCTCCTCCATCACAGCGGAGGCACCCGGATCGGCGCGATCGTCAACGACTTCGGCGCCATCGAGATCGACGCGCTCGCCGTCGCCGGGGCGCTCGGCGACTCCACCGTGTCCCTGGGCAACGGCTGCCTGTGCTGCGCGGTCGACTCCAGTGAGCTCGACGGCTATCTGGAGCGGCTCGCCCGGCCCGGCACCGGGATCGACGTCATCGTGATCGAGGCCAGCGGCCTCGCCGAACCGCAGGAACTCGTCCGGATGCTGCTCGCCAGCGAGCTGCCGGGCATCGTGTACGGCGGGCTCGTCGAGGTCGTCGACGCCGCCGAGTTCGACGCCACCCGGAGCAGGCACCCCGAGATCGACCGGCATCTCGCCCTCGCCGACCTCGTCGTCGTCAACAAGCTGGACCGGGCCGCGGACCGCGAGCGCGTGCTCGGTCTCGTGCGTGAGCTCGCCGAACACGCCGCCGTCGTCCCGGCCACCTACGGCCGGATCGACCCCGGCTTCCTCTTCGACTGCCGTCCCAGTGAGGAGCGCGTCGGGCAGCTGTCGTTCGACGATCTGCACCAGCACGCCGGACAGGGCCAGGACCACGACGGGCATCTGCACACCGGCTACGACAGCCTGTCGTTCACCTCCGACGTCCCCCTCGATCCGCGCCGGCTGATCGGCTTCCTCGACGGCAGGTCCGAGGGGCTGTACCGGATCAAGGGGCACGTGGACTTCGGGGCGTACGACCCCGCGAACCGGTACGCCGTGCACGCCGTCGGGCCGTTCCTGCGCTTCTACCCGGAGCGGTGGCCCGCCGGGACGCCCCACCGCACCCAGCTCGTCCTCATCGGCTCCGGCATCGACACGGCCGCCCTGGAGAAGGACCTGCGGGCGTGCGCGAGCGACGCCCCGCACACCGCGGACGAGCACGGCATGTGGGGCGTCCTCCGCTATGTCCGGGACCCGGACGAGGAAAGGCAGGGGCGGGGCAGCGACCCCGAGCCCGAAGAGGCCGCCTGACGCGCGCGGCCTCCTCGGCTCCGGCGGCTCCTAGAACGGCCCCGCCACCACCGCGACCGTCTTCGGCAGGGACACGCCCGAGCCGTCGCGGCGCGGGTCGATCTCGGGCAGCTCGGCCGGGGTGCCGTTCTTCTGGGCGGCCCGTGCCGGGGCGGGGCCCGCCCAGGCCAGGGACAGGCAGTCCTCGCCCTTCAGGAACCGCTGGCAGCGCACGCCGCCTGTGGCGCGGCCCTTGCGCGGGTACTGGTCGAACGGGGTCATCTTGGCCGTCGTCTGGACCGAGTCGTCCAAGGTGCCGCGCGAGCCCGCGACCGTGAAGACCACCGCGTCGGACGCCGGGTCCACCGCCGTGAAGGAGATGACCTTCGCGCCCTCGGCGAGCTTGATGCCGGTCACACCGCCCGCCGGACGGCCCTGCGGGCGGACCGCGGACGCCTGGTAGCGCAGCAGCTGGGCGTCGTCCGTGATGAAGACGAGGTCCTCCTCGCCGGTGCGCAGCTCGACCGCGCCGACGATCCGGTCACCCTCCTTCAGGGTGATGACCTCCAGCTCCTCCTTGTTGGACGGGTAGTCGGGCACGACCCGCTTGACCACGCCCTGCTCGGTGCCCAGCGCGAGGCCGGGGGAGGACTCGTCGAGCGTCGTCAGGCAGACCACCCGCTCGCCGTCCTCCAGGGAGAGGAACTCCGACAGCGGCGCGCCGCCCGCCAGGTTGGGCCGCGACGCGGTCTCCGGGAGCTGCGGCAGATCGACCACGCTGATCCGCAGCAGCCGGCCCGCCGAGGTCACCGCGCCCACCTCGCCGCGTGCCGTGGCCGGCACCGCCGAGACGATCACGTCGTGCTTGGAGCGCTTGGCGTCGCCGCCGTCCGCGAAGGGGTCGCCGTTCGCCGTGCGGGCCAGCAGACCCGTCGAGGACAGCAGCACCCGGCACGGGTCGTCCGCGACCTGCAGCGGCACGGCGGACACCTGGGTGCCGGACGACTCCAGCAGGACCGTGCGCCGCTCGGTGCCGAACTTCTTCGCCACCGCCGCCAGTTCGGTCGAGACCAGCTTGCGCAGCTCCGCGTCGGACTCCAGGATCCGGGTCAGCTCGTCGATCTCCCGGCCCAGCCGGTCCTTCTCCGCCTCCAGCTCGATGCGGTCGAACTTGGTGAGCCGGCGCAGCGGCGTGTCGAGGATGTACTGCGTCTGCACGTCGGACAGCGAGAAGCGCTCCATCAGGCGCTCCTTGGCCTGCGCGCCGTTCTCGCTGGAGCGGATCAGGCGGATGACCTCGTCGATGTCGATGAGCGCCGTGAGCAGGCCCTCGACGAGGTGCAGCCGGTCCCGCCGCTTGCCGCGCCGGAACTCGCTGCGGCGCCGTACGACCTCGAAGCGGTGGTCGAGGTAGACCTCCAGCAGCTCTTTCAGGCCCAGGGTGAGAGGCTGCCCGTCGACCAGCGCCACATTGTTGATGCCGAAGGACTCCTCCATGGGCGTCAGCTTGTACAGCTGCTCCAGGACCGCCTCCGGCACGAAGCCGTTCTTGATCTCGATGACCAGCCGCAGGCCGTGCTCGCGGTCGGTGAGGTCCTTGACGTCCGCGATGCCCTGGAGCTTCTTCGAGCCGACCAGGTCCTTGATCTTCGCGATGACCTTCTCCGGGCCGACCGCGAACGGCAGCTCGGTGACGACGAGGCCCTTGCGGCGGGCGGTGACCGTCTCGATCTCGACCGTCGCACGGATCTTGAAGGTGCCGCGGCCCGTCGCGTAGGCGTCCCGGATGCCGGAGAGGCCGACGATCCGGCCGCCGGTCGGCAGGTCGGGGCCGGGGACGTGCTTCATCAGCGTGTCCAGATCCGCGTTCGGGTGGCGGATCAGGTGCCGGGCGGCCGCGATGACCTCGGAGAGGTTGTGCGGCGGCATGTTCGTCGCCATGCCGACGGCGATGCCGGACGCGCCGTTGACCAGCAGGTTCGGGAAGGCGGCCGGCAGGGCGACCGGCTCCTGCTCCTGGCCGTCGTAGTTCGGGGCGAAGTCGACGGTGTCCTCGTCGATCGACTCCGTCATCAGGCTCGTCGCCTGCGCCTGCCGGCACTCGGTGTACCGCATGGCGGCCGGCGGGTCGTCGTTGCCCAGGGAGCCGAAGTTG encodes:
- a CDS encoding DUF6082 family protein codes for the protein MTATTATLAARQWRTEKTRQHERRLELEVRRLELEELAIRRTALAHQQRMHWELLSRAIDDPSLAEVIDTYDQSIPPERRRQFFYANAWYVHLYHLYQAELYNREELYTRLREFFQSPVFREYWEASRHNRASLEDSSEEAQVGRMVDGLVKELDEADTDEWWVVGDPPTD
- a CDS encoding DNA topoisomerase (ATP-hydrolyzing) subunit A; the protein is MARRSTKTPPPDDSFEERILDIDVVDEMQGSFLEYAYSVIYSRALPDARDGLKPVHRRIVYQMNEMGLRPDRGYVKCARVVGEVMGKLHPHGDASIYDALVRMAQPFSMRVPLVDGHGNFGSLGNDDPPAAMRYTECRQAQATSLMTESIDEDTVDFAPNYDGQEQEPVALPAAFPNLLVNGASGIAVGMATNMPPHNLSEVIAAARHLIRHPNADLDTLMKHVPGPDLPTGGRIVGLSGIRDAYATGRGTFKIRATVEIETVTARRKGLVVTELPFAVGPEKVIAKIKDLVGSKKLQGIADVKDLTDREHGLRLVIEIKNGFVPEAVLEQLYKLTPMEESFGINNVALVDGQPLTLGLKELLEVYLDHRFEVVRRRSEFRRGKRRDRLHLVEGLLTALIDIDEVIRLIRSSENGAQAKERLMERFSLSDVQTQYILDTPLRRLTKFDRIELEAEKDRLGREIDELTRILESDAELRKLVSTELAAVAKKFGTERRTVLLESSGTQVSAVPLQVADDPCRVLLSSTGLLARTANGDPFADGGDAKRSKHDVIVSAVPATARGEVGAVTSAGRLLRISVVDLPQLPETASRPNLAGGAPLSEFLSLEDGERVVCLTTLDESSPGLALGTEQGVVKRVVPDYPSNKEELEVITLKEGDRIVGAVELRTGEEDLVFITDDAQLLRYQASAVRPQGRPAGGVTGIKLAEGAKVISFTAVDPASDAVVFTVAGSRGTLDDSVQTTAKMTPFDQYPRKGRATGGVRCQRFLKGEDCLSLAWAGPAPARAAQKNGTPAELPEIDPRRDGSGVSLPKTVAVVAGPF
- a CDS encoding citrate synthase/methylcitrate synthase, whose translation is MSVNRSAATLVDVPRGLAGVVVTDTEVGDVRGREGFYHYRQYSAVELARTRPFEDVWHLLVHGELPDAARSAAFRAETVALRRLPEEVRAVLPAIAAGSGRSGPLAGLRTALSLLGAAKGFRPVYDLDAGRRRRDTLVAAAAVPTLLAALHRLGSGLDPMEPRDDLSYAANYLYMVTGEEPGPERARAVEQYLISTIDHGFNASTFTARVIASTGADVAACLVGAVGALSGPLHGGAPSRALDTLDAIGTPDRIDPWIRERVLAGDRIMGFGHPVYRTEDPRSRMLRQIALSFGGPRVDFAVEVERRVEAILAELKPGRELHTNVEFYAGVVMERCGLPREMFTPTFAAARVVGWSANLLEQAEDSKIIRPAARYVGPGAPVEVPVAA
- a CDS encoding CobW family GTP-binding protein, which codes for MTQPGQGQHQIPVVVLAGFLGSGKTTLLNHLLHHSGGTRIGAIVNDFGAIEIDALAVAGALGDSTVSLGNGCLCCAVDSSELDGYLERLARPGTGIDVIVIEASGLAEPQELVRMLLASELPGIVYGGLVEVVDAAEFDATRSRHPEIDRHLALADLVVVNKLDRAADRERVLGLVRELAEHAAVVPATYGRIDPGFLFDCRPSEERVGQLSFDDLHQHAGQGQDHDGHLHTGYDSLSFTSDVPLDPRRLIGFLDGRSEGLYRIKGHVDFGAYDPANRYAVHAVGPFLRFYPERWPAGTPHRTQLVLIGSGIDTAALEKDLRACASDAPHTADEHGMWGVLRYVRDPDEERQGRGSDPEPEEAA